Genomic DNA from Halorussus rarus:
TGGTCGAAGCACTCACCAAAGCACTCGAAACCGAAGAGGTGGACGAAAAAGACTACCAGATTCGACAAGCACTCCAGCTACTCGCCTTGAAGAACGGATAAAGTGGGTCGATAATCAATTCGCACCACGAGCTGGGTGATTCAGGTCAAGGGTTTATCGTCAGCACTTAGTACAGGTATTGAACCAGAAGTCGTATGTCCGTATACAAGGCTGTGCTTATCGAACTGTTTGCGATAGTCTGGATTCTGTTCATAGGCTTTATGCCTCAGGGATGGCACGGGGCACTCGCATTTGGTGTTTTCCTTGGTCTCGTTGGTATCATGTACGGGTTCTACGCAGATGACGTCCGTAAGCAATCGTCAGACAGTGGTTGATACGCACCACGCACGTACCGAATCCGCGTTCTCGTTTTCCGACCGAAGACGGATAGCGAAACCGTGCTACCGACTGCAGATAAGAGAGCGACCCGAGTCCGTCACTCGGTCCGCGAGACGCTCACGGACTCGTCGGTGTCGACGGGGTCGTACCCGTCCTGTTCGTCACCGTCAGCCTCGGCCGCAGGGGCACCGACGTCCGCGTCGCCGCCGTTCGCGTCGACCCGGAAGTCCTCCAGCATCTCCATCAGTTCGTCGGCCTGCCGGGCGAGGTGGTCGGCGCTCTCGGTGACCTCCGACACCGCCGCGGACTGCTCCTGGGTCGCGGCCGCGACCTGCTCGGCCTCGTCGGCCGACTCCTCGCTGAGCCGGGTCACGTCGTCCATCATCGAGACGACCTCCTCGGTCGAGGCGGCCTGCTCGTCGGTCGCGGAGTTGATCTGCTGGATGCCGACCGCGGTCTCCTCGACGTTCTCGACGATGGCCTCCAGCGACTCCTGGGCCTCGTCGACCGCGTCGACGCCGTCGGCGACCTGCGACTGGGTCGCCCGGATGTCGGCGACCGCCTCGTCGGTCTCGTCCTGGATCTCCTCGATCTGGTCCTCGATGTCGTCGACCGCCTCCTTGGACTCCTCGGCCAGCGCCTTGATCTCGTCGGCGACCACCGCGAACCCGTCGCTGTCGCCGTCGGCGGCCGCGGCCTCGATGTTGGCGTTGAGCGCGAGCAGGTTGGTCTGGTCGGCGATGTCCCGGATGAGGTCGACGATCTCGCCGATGCGCTCCATCTCCGACTGGAGGCCGTCGATCTGCTCGACGGTGGCCTCGGTCTCGGTCTCGACCGCGCGCATCGTCTCGATGGCCTCCCGGGCGGCCTCGCGGCCGTCCTCGCCGAGTTCCTCGGTGCTCTCGGCGGCCTGGGCCACCTCGTCGGCCGAGGCCGCGACCTCCTCGATGGTCGCCGAGAGGGTGCTGATCTCGCTCGAGGTGGTGTCCAGGTTCTCCTGCTGGTCGCGGGCGCCCGCCGAGAGCTGCTGGCTCGCCTGGCTGACCTGGGTGCTCGAGTCCTCGATGTCCGCGGTCCGGGCGGTGACCTGCTCGCTCGCGCTGGCCACGCTCTCGGCGAACGTCCGGACGTCGCCGACCGTGGCCTCGAGCTCGGCCATCATCGCGTTGAACTCCCGGGCGATCTGCTCCATCGCCTCGCTCTCGGCGTCGGCGTCCATCCGGCGGGTCAGGTCGCCGTCGGCGGCCGCCTCCATCACGCCGCTGAACGCCTCGGCCTCCCGGACCAGCGACTCGGAGAGCGCCTCGGCCTCCTGCTTGGCGGCCTCGGCCTCGTCGCGGGCCCGCTTGACGTCGGTGACCATCGTCTCGAGGTCCTCGCCCATCCGGTCGAGCGCGTCGCCGAACGTCCCGGGCACGTCCTCGTCGAGCACCGGGTCGTCGAACTCCTGGGCGGCCAGCGCGCCCGCCTGGTCGGCCACGGTGTTGAGGTACGACCGCATCGACCCGAACGAGTCGAACAGCGACCCCATCTCGTCGACCCGCCGCGAGTCGGGGAGGTCGACGTCGAGCTCGCCCCGGGCGATGGCGTCGGCCTTCGCCGCGAGCATGTCGAGCGACTTGGCGGTCTGGCGGCCGATGGTGACGGCGACCAGCCCCAGGCCGACCAGCATCACGACCAGCAGGCCGCCGATGTTCCGGCTCACCTGGGTCTGGAGCGCGTAGGCCTGCTGCTTCGGGACGTGGTACGTGAGCACCCAGTCGGTCCCGATGACCGGCGCTGTGGCCATCACGTACCGCCCGTCGGCCATCCCGGTCTGGGCCGAGACGGTGCCGAAGCCGGTGGTCCCCTCGAAGCCGGCCGCCACCCCGTCGGGCAGGTCGCCGTCCTGCCCGTAGGAGTCCAGCAGGTTCCCGTTCCGGTTGTCGAGCACGACCGTGCCCTCGGCGTTGACCACCTTGATGTCCCCGGTGGCGATGGGGGAGTTGAAGCCCCGCGAGCGCTTCTCCAGCGACGCGGTGAGCACGAGGGTCCGGGCGTCGCCGACGGGCGTGAGGAACGCAACGACCGGCCCCGCGTCGGTCTCGTACGGCGCGGAGACGCTGACGCTCCCGGTCGGCAGCGCGGTGAGGTTGGCGGCCCACGGCGCGCCGTCGGCGGTGACGGTCGAGCCGACGACGGCGTCGTCGGTGCTCTCGACCACGGTCGCGCTGCTGGTGTCGAGGTAGTGTATCGACTGGACGTCGCCGGGTAGCTCGACCAGCCGACGCTCCAGGGTGGTCCCGACCGCGCTCTGGTCGTCGGCCGCGACCGACGAGGCGATGAACGACGTCGTCGACTTCTTCTTGGTCACCCAGCTCCGGACCGCCTCGGACTCCTCGTGAGCGATGCCGGTGATCCGGGCCTCGGTGTCGTCCTGGACGAGCCCCTTGGTGTCGAAGTGGATGAACAGGCCGATGGCCCCGACCAGCACGACCACCAGTATCAGCACGAGGTTGAACTTCGCGGCGTAGCTCCGGCGGACCCGGTTCGGCAGCCGCCGCTCGAGCCACCGGGCGGGGGCGCCGAGCCGGTCGCGGAGTCCCTTCCGGTCGGCCATGTCAGTTCTCCCTCCCGGCGAAGAACGAGGTCTTCACCAGTTCGAGGTCCTCGACCGTCCCGGCCCGGACTCGCTGGATGACGTAGGGGTTGAGCGGCTCGAGGTTCGCGTTGAGGTCGACGCTGCTCGACGCACCCTCGTAGTTGACCTCGCGACCGGCCGCCAGCAGCTTCTTCGCGCGGCCGAACTCGCCGACGGTGACGGTGTGGCCCCGGCCGCCCGACACCGCCCGCAGGTTCGTCGCGACCGCCTCGGGCGTCGCCTCGCCCGCCCGTTCGACCGCCAGCGCCTGCAGGAACAGCGCGTCGTAGGCGTGCTGGGTGTAGGCGGGCAGCGGCGCGATGTCGTCGAGCTTCCGGGCGAGCTTCTGAGCGCCGGTCGACCGCCGGGACGCCATCGTCGCGCCGTAGAGGCCGTCGTAGTAGCGCGGCGGCGAACTCGGGATGAGCCCCGCGCTCAGCACCCAGTCGCCCGCGTAATCGCTGCCGACGCCCGCCCGGAGCACGCCCTGCGTGCTGCCGGGCGAGCTCACGAGCGCGACGGCGTCGGGGTCGTCGCTCGTGACCTCGGCGATGGTGTCGCCGTAGGCGTCGGCGCCCGGGTCGAACGGCACCTCCGCGGTCACGCTCCCGTCGACCGCGTCGGCCACCTCGCGGGCGAGGCTGTTGCCGAAGGCGTTGTTCTGGTAGAGGATGCCCACCTCCTCCGCGCCCACGTGCTTGGCGTCGTTGAGCGCCTTGGCCATCACGAACGCCTGCTGGATGTCGTTGGGCGCGGTCCGGCCGACGTACTTGGTGTCGCCGACGTAGCCCCGACTGGCGAGCGCCGGCGTCGTGCTCGACGGGCTCACCTGCGCCACGGGGTTGTCGCTCACGAACGCCGCGAGCGCGAGCGACACGTCGCTGACCAGCGCGCCGACGAACCCGACGGCGCCCGCCTCGAGGAGCGCCCGGCACTGCTCGACCGCGGCCTCGCCGTCGACCTCGCTGTCGCGCGCGAGCAGTTCGACGTCGCGGTCGAGCGGGCCGCCCGCCGACCGGACGTCGGCGACCGCGGCCTCCACCGCGCGCGTGTGGCTCTCGCCGAGGTCGCCGAGCAGTCCGTCGGCCGAGAGCGGCAGGATAGAGCCGAAGGTGACCGTCCCGCCGCCGCGGAGCCGTCCGGCGCAGCCGGCGAGCGCACCGACGCCGGCGAGCGCCGCCCCGCTCCGGACGAGGTAGGACCGTCGAGAGTAACTGGAATCCATCGGTCGGAAATTCAAAAATCGTATTTATATTCATTCCGGTACGACCGCCAAGAAGTAAGAGGGCTTATACTTGTGCGGTCGACCGGCTTCGACGCCGAGGTCGAATCGGCGGTGCTCGGCCGGTAGCAAGCGCGTCCGAGTCGCCCGGAATGGAACCGCCTTACGACGCCGCGAGGAAGAAGATGAGCAGGCTGACCGCCATCGCGGCCAGCACGACGGTCGCCGCCAGCGCCGCGCCCATCGAGATGACCGCGTTGGCGTGGCTGGCGAGCGTCTCGGTCCGGTCGTTGCCGAACACCGTCACCTCCGCCCGCTCGCTGGCCATCCCCGCCTCGACCGGTTCGACGTCCGCGGCCGCCTCGGCGGCGAGGCGCTCGACGACCGCGAGCAGGTCGTCGGCGTCGATGGCCTCCCCGACCTGGTTCGAGGCCTCGACCTGGTTGACGATGTGGGTGTCGGTGGTCATCACCTCGGCCTCGTCGGCGGCGGGGATCGCCGCCCCGTCGGCCGCCACGGCCGCCGCGTCCTCCGCCGCGACCTCGTCGGGGGCGTCTGCGTCGCCCTCGTCGGTGAGCCGGGCCACGATGCGGTCGCGCAGGCCGGGCTCCATGTTGTTGCCGTCGACGAGGACGTAGACGGTGCGGTGGTCCCCGACCTCCAGCACCGAGACACGGACCCCGAGCGGCCCGATGCCGTCTCGGGGCTCCCACTCGGTCTCGTCCCACGCGACGCCGAGCCGCATCGGGGCCTGCTCGGCGTCGGCGAGCCGGCCGCCCGACTCGGCGGCGGCCTGCATCATGTCGAACGAGCGCTCGCTGCCCGGGTAGACGTGGCCGAGGTCCGGGCCCTCCAGCCCGTTGTTGCAGTTGTGGGCGTCGACCAGCATCACGTCGTCGACGCCGGCCGACCGGGCCTCCGCGGCGGCCGAGAGCCCGACCGCGTACTCGACGTCGTCGGCGAACTCCGGCGAGTAGGTCGCGACCAGCAGCGCGTCGTCGCCGAACGCCTGGCCGACCACCTTGGCGTCGCCCTCCTGCACGCGGATCGAGGGCGTTGCGGTGTCGTGGTACTCGATGTTCGCGAACGCCTCGTCGGCGGTCGCGATGAGCTCGTCGACCTCGCGCTCGGTGACGAGGTTGAAGTCGTGGCCCGCCGTGGCGTGGGGCGGGAAGGCGACGCCCTCGGCCGATTCGGCCACGCGCTGGGGGAGGTTGCCCCCGCCGATCTCGCCCATCGGCCCGGGGTGTATCATCGGCAGAACGAACCGGGCCTTCTCGGTGGCGCCATCGGAACCCTCCGCGTTCCGATTGCTCGCCGAGGTCCCCTCGGCGGTGTCCTTCCGGCGGAACGCCAGCACCGTGACCGGCACCACCGCCTCCTCGCCGATGTCCTCGAAGAACCCCTCGAGCTCGTTGGTACCCTCCGCGATGTGGCCGATGAACCCCCGGATGAAGTCGAGGACGCTCACGTCGAGGCTCCGCTTCCACGGCCGGTCGATGAACTTGACGAACGCCCAGACCGCGACGCCGTAGACGAGACACATCAACCCGAGGAGCGCGAAGTCCTGGACCTCGATGACGTTGAGCGCTCGCGGGGCCTCCTCGACCCGGTTGAAGAACACCTCGACGAGCGGCCCGCCGCCGACGTGGAGGTACTTCATCGTCCCGCTGTAGATGAAGAACAGCAGGGCGGCCGCGCCGGTCTGGAGGCTGGCGGGCACCGCGGCCGTGAGCACCGGCGTGCCCGAGACCGCCATGACGACCAGCAGCCGGAGCGCGAACACCGAGGCCAGCCCGACGATGAGCGTGTCGAAGACGAACTGCTGGCCGAGTCTGGCCGACAGGACGGCCACCGCGCCCGCGCCCGCCATGATGGCGACGATGACGGCCTCGCAGGTCAGCGCCAGCAGCGACGACCGGTTGTACGTGAGCTGGCCGCCCAGGCGGCGGTCGACCGGCGTGGTCAGCAGGCTGGCGACGACCGTCGGGACGCCGATGAAGAACACGCCCTGCCACGCGTCCTCCAGCACGAACCCCGCGTCGAACGCGCCCACCCCCGCGACCGCGGCGATGAGCAGCGCGAACGCCACGCTGGCGTACCACCGCGGCGCGCGGAAGATGAACCGCGAGAGGGAGGCGAGGTCGCCCTGCGTCGCTGTCATACTCGGGTCTTTCGGTCGGGAGGGATAAAAGGTGCTACTCCCGTTCGGTCGAATCGACCGACGGCTCGCCGCCGTCGTGCGATTCGCCCCCCGCGTTCGGGTCGAACGCGTCCGAGACGGCGAACTGCGTGACCTCGATGTCGTCGACGTCGCCGCCGAGGACGTCGGGGAGGGTCTCCATCCAGTCCCGGTAGTGGTCGGTCTCGCCGTGGGCGTCGAGCGCGGCCCGGTCCTCGTACCGCTCGAAGAACCGGACGACGTTGGGGTCGTCGAGGTCGGTGGTCGCGTGGTAGTCGACTACCCCGTCCTCGGCCCGTGACTGCTCGGCCAGAGTTCGGACGCGTTCGAGCGCCTCCTCGCGCCGGTCGGAGTCGATGGGGACGGCGGCGTGCACCACTATCATCGTCAGTCCCGTCACGGGCGGAAGACAAAAAGGTTAGTCAGCGTAGGTGACGCGGACGAGAGCCGCCCCGTCAGCCTACTCGCAGATCGCGACGAAGTTCTCGAACACTTCCTCGCCCTCGGCGGTGTGGGCGACCTCGGGGTGCCACTGGACGCCGTAGCGGTCCCGGTCGGGGTCGCTCATCGCCTCGACGCCGCAGACGTCGCTGGTCGCGGTGCGGGCGAACCCCTCCGGGACCGCCTTGACCTCGTCGGCGTGGCTGGCCCAGACGCGGGTCTCGGGCGCGAGCGAGCCGACGAGCGGGTCCTCGTCGTCCAGCACGTCGACGGTCACGTCGGCGTAGCCGCCGTAGTCGCCCTCGCCGACCTCGCCGTCGAGGACGTGCGCGATGGCCTGCATGCCCAGACAGATGCCGAGGACCGGGACGTCGAGGTCGAGGTAGTCGGCGCAGTTGCCGATGTCGTCGATGCTCGGGCCGCCCGAGAGGACGAGGCCGTCGGCCTCTATCTCCTCGGCCGGCGTCGTGTTGTCGACGATCTCGGTGTCGACGCCCATGTCCCGGAGCGCGCGATGTTCGAGGTGCGTGAACTGCCCGTGGTTGTCCACCACGACGATGCGGGTCATTGGAGAGTCGTAGTCAGCAGGCCCACAAAAGGCGTTCGATGCCAGGGAACCGCCGGCGCCCGGAGAGTCCGACACCGCGCCCGACCCCGCCGCTCACTCGCCGAGCGCCTCGGGGTCGAACCGCCGGTTCTCGCCGCGCCACTCCTCGCGGTCGGTCTCGTCGCGGGTGTCGAGGTACACCTCCAGGCCGTTCCCGTCGGGGTCCTCGAAGTACAGCGCCTTGCTGATGCGGTGGTCGACCGGCGAGACCTCGACGCCGCGCTCGCGGAGGCGGCGGTGCGTCTCGCGGAGCGCGTCGGCGTCGTCGACCTCGAACGCGGCGTGGTAGAGGCCGACCCCGCGGCCCGGCCCCGGCGCATCGTCTCCCACCCCTTGGAGCGCGACGTCGTGGTGGTGGTCGCCGTACGAGAGGAACGCGTACCGCCCGGCGCGCTCGACCGCATCGAGGCCGAGCACCTCGCGGTAGAACTCGACCGCGCGGTCGACGTCCCGGACCTTGAGGTGGACGTGACCGAGCTCGGTAGGGTGGCTCATACGGGCGACTTCGGCCGTAGGGACCAAATACGGGCGGGTGTCGGCGAGACCGGCCACGATTCGCCCGGTACTCGGTCGCAGGACGCGACTCGGTCGCGGGACCCGCTTCGCGTCCCTCACTCGGGGTGCGGGTCGTACCCCTCGCCGACGGCGACCCGGAGCGCGCCCGGTCGGACGTCGATGGTCACGCGCTCGAACTCCCGGATCTCGCCGTCGAGGCTGAAGGTCACCGACTCGCCGTCCCGGTGCTCGAAGTCGAGTCGCCTGGCGTGGCCCTCCGTGACGTGGGGCGTGTCCCGCTCGAGGGCCCGCTGCTCGACGTACTCGACCAGCGCGTCGCTCGCGGGCAGTTCCTCGATGACGGTGACCGCCAGCAGGCCGTCCTCGGCGTCGGCCTGTCCCCCGGCTCCGGCGAACTTCCGGACGTTGCCCACCAGAATCGCGGCGGCCTCGCCCGACCACTCGACCTCGTCGCCGTCGGTGACCGCGTCGATGCGGACGCGGAGGCCGTCGAACGCCAGCGCCTCCTCGACGCCCGCGACGACGAACGCGACCGGGCCGAGGCTGTTCTTGCGGTCGTGGGTCGCCGCGGCGCTGGCGTCGGCGGGCAGCCCGGCGATGGCCGACAGCACGAACGGCTCGTCGCCCGCCATCCCGAGGTCGAGCCGCCGCACGTCGCCGCGGTCGGCCGCGTCGAACCCGTCTTCGAGCGACCGGATGCTCAGGTCCTCGGCGAAGAAGTTCTCGGTTCCCGCGGGGACGACGCACATCGTGACGTCGTCGAGGGCCTCGGCCCGGACGAGCCCGGCCACCGCCTCGTGGAGCGTGCCGTCGCCGCCGCAGACCGCCAACAGCTCCGCGCCGCCGTCGGCGGCGTCCTCCGCGAGGTCGACGGCGTGGCCCGCGCGTTCGGTCTCGACGACCGCGAATCCGCGGTCGGCGGCGAGACTGCGGACGCGCTCGACGTGTCCGCCGCCCCCGCTCGTGGGATTCAGGATCAGCCGGCGCGGGCCCGCCTCGCCGTCCGGCGCGTCGCGGTCCATGCGATTCCCTACGGGCCGGTCGCGTAAATGCTCGGAGGCCGGAGTATCCCGGCGTCAGACCGGTCTACCTTCGGACCGGTCGGCGACTGCGCTCCACGACCGGCTCGCCGAGGTGAAGGCGGCCTACGACCCGGAGGACGTGTTCCGGGACCACCAGAACGTGACGCCGGGCGAGTGATGTGCGACGAGCGTTGCGACTCCGCGGCCGGCGTCGAAAGAACACCGCAAGGTACCCCTACCCGCGGTATTTCATCGAATCAAAGAGGCCAGTAATATGTTTTGTGGTGTCCGACGCCGCGGCGTCGCGTCGACCCGAGATCGCCGAGTGAGAAGCGCAACTGGCGGCCGGCCTCACCCGCGTCCTCGTTTCAATCCGCGTCCGTGTCCGTGTCCGCGTCCTCGGCCTCGGCGAACAGGTCGTCGACGGCCGACCGGGCCGTCAGCGCGGCGTCCTCGGCGATCTGCTCCTCGTTCGGGGCGTCGGGCGCG
This window encodes:
- a CDS encoding methyl-accepting chemotaxis protein, encoding MADRKGLRDRLGAPARWLERRLPNRVRRSYAAKFNLVLILVVVLVGAIGLFIHFDTKGLVQDDTEARITGIAHEESEAVRSWVTKKKSTTSFIASSVAADDQSAVGTTLERRLVELPGDVQSIHYLDTSSATVVESTDDAVVGSTVTADGAPWAANLTALPTGSVSVSAPYETDAGPVVAFLTPVGDARTLVLTASLEKRSRGFNSPIATGDIKVVNAEGTVVLDNRNGNLLDSYGQDGDLPDGVAAGFEGTTGFGTVSAQTGMADGRYVMATAPVIGTDWVLTYHVPKQQAYALQTQVSRNIGGLLVVMLVGLGLVAVTIGRQTAKSLDMLAAKADAIARGELDVDLPDSRRVDEMGSLFDSFGSMRSYLNTVADQAGALAAQEFDDPVLDEDVPGTFGDALDRMGEDLETMVTDVKRARDEAEAAKQEAEALSESLVREAEAFSGVMEAAADGDLTRRMDADAESEAMEQIAREFNAMMAELEATVGDVRTFAESVASASEQVTARTADIEDSSTQVSQASQQLSAGARDQQENLDTTSSEISTLSATIEEVAASADEVAQAAESTEELGEDGREAAREAIETMRAVETETEATVEQIDGLQSEMERIGEIVDLIRDIADQTNLLALNANIEAAAADGDSDGFAVVADEIKALAEESKEAVDDIEDQIEEIQDETDEAVADIRATQSQVADGVDAVDEAQESLEAIVENVEETAVGIQQINSATDEQAASTEEVVSMMDDVTRLSEESADEAEQVAAATQEQSAAVSEVTESADHLARQADELMEMLEDFRVDANGGDADVGAPAAEADGDEQDGYDPVDTDESVSVSRTE
- a CDS encoding ABC transporter substrate-binding protein, with amino-acid sequence MDSSYSRRSYLVRSGAALAGVGALAGCAGRLRGGGTVTFGSILPLSADGLLGDLGESHTRAVEAAVADVRSAGGPLDRDVELLARDSEVDGEAAVEQCRALLEAGAVGFVGALVSDVSLALAAFVSDNPVAQVSPSSTTPALASRGYVGDTKYVGRTAPNDIQQAFVMAKALNDAKHVGAEEVGILYQNNAFGNSLAREVADAVDGSVTAEVPFDPGADAYGDTIAEVTSDDPDAVALVSSPGSTQGVLRAGVGSDYAGDWVLSAGLIPSSPPRYYDGLYGATMASRRSTGAQKLARKLDDIAPLPAYTQHAYDALFLQALAVERAGEATPEAVATNLRAVSGGRGHTVTVGEFGRAKKLLAAGREVNYEGASSSVDLNANLEPLNPYVIQRVRAGTVEDLELVKTSFFAGREN
- a CDS encoding DUF2070 family protein, whose amino-acid sequence is MTATQGDLASLSRFIFRAPRWYASVAFALLIAAVAGVGAFDAGFVLEDAWQGVFFIGVPTVVASLLTTPVDRRLGGQLTYNRSSLLALTCEAVIVAIMAGAGAVAVLSARLGQQFVFDTLIVGLASVFALRLLVVMAVSGTPVLTAAVPASLQTGAAALLFFIYSGTMKYLHVGGGPLVEVFFNRVEEAPRALNVIEVQDFALLGLMCLVYGVAVWAFVKFIDRPWKRSLDVSVLDFIRGFIGHIAEGTNELEGFFEDIGEEAVVPVTVLAFRRKDTAEGTSASNRNAEGSDGATEKARFVLPMIHPGPMGEIGGGNLPQRVAESAEGVAFPPHATAGHDFNLVTEREVDELIATADEAFANIEYHDTATPSIRVQEGDAKVVGQAFGDDALLVATYSPEFADDVEYAVGLSAAAEARSAGVDDVMLVDAHNCNNGLEGPDLGHVYPGSERSFDMMQAAAESGGRLADAEQAPMRLGVAWDETEWEPRDGIGPLGVRVSVLEVGDHRTVYVLVDGNNMEPGLRDRIVARLTDEGDADAPDEVAAEDAAAVAADGAAIPAADEAEVMTTDTHIVNQVEASNQVGEAIDADDLLAVVERLAAEAAADVEPVEAGMASERAEVTVFGNDRTETLASHANAVISMGAALAATVVLAAMAVSLLIFFLAAS
- a CDS encoding putative quinol monooxygenase codes for the protein MIVVHAAVPIDSDRREEALERVRTLAEQSRAEDGVVDYHATTDLDDPNVVRFFERYEDRAALDAHGETDHYRDWMETLPDVLGGDVDDIEVTQFAVSDAFDPNAGGESHDGGEPSVDSTERE
- a CDS encoding GMP synthase subunit A, with translation MTRIVVVDNHGQFTHLEHRALRDMGVDTEIVDNTTPAEEIEADGLVLSGGPSIDDIGNCADYLDLDVPVLGICLGMQAIAHVLDGEVGEGDYGGYADVTVDVLDDEDPLVGSLAPETRVWASHADEVKAVPEGFARTATSDVCGVEAMSDPDRDRYGVQWHPEVAHTAEGEEVFENFVAICE
- a CDS encoding VOC family protein — its product is MSHPTELGHVHLKVRDVDRAVEFYREVLGLDAVERAGRYAFLSYGDHHHDVALQGVGDDAPGPGRGVGLYHAAFEVDDADALRETHRRLRERGVEVSPVDHRISKALYFEDPDGNGLEVYLDTRDETDREEWRGENRRFDPEALGE
- a CDS encoding diacylglycerol/lipid kinase family protein, yielding MDRDAPDGEAGPRRLILNPTSGGGGHVERVRSLAADRGFAVVETERAGHAVDLAEDAADGGAELLAVCGGDGTLHEAVAGLVRAEALDDVTMCVVPAGTENFFAEDLSIRSLEDGFDAADRGDVRRLDLGMAGDEPFVLSAIAGLPADASAAATHDRKNSLGPVAFVVAGVEEALAFDGLRVRIDAVTDGDEVEWSGEAAAILVGNVRKFAGAGGQADAEDGLLAVTVIEELPASDALVEYVEQRALERDTPHVTEGHARRLDFEHRDGESVTFSLDGEIREFERVTIDVRPGALRVAVGEGYDPHPE
- a CDS encoding BBE domain-containing protein, which translates into the protein MRFPTGRSRKCSEAGVSRRQTGLPSDRSATALHDRLAEVKAAYDPEDVFRDHQNVTPGE